From a single Leishmania major strain Friedlin complete genome, chromosome 27 genomic region:
- a CDS encoding conserved hypothetical protein (previous protein_id=AAZ09926.1) has translation MCEAWCKDGPGSTWPEAPALFFARVADKPPASLLTLCSTCVIAVGGDIHATSQRVLERCHHTPVIRYRTAAYVNAVREYKQLLELMARKVVRSCERMQSIQSSVERQRQGQQRLHAYGAAEEPWRHLNPSVDAARVPLTFLTPSLQEKVLSQLLEALEGLLQRDARAVRLAAAETSLSQESSPLPFSQVMAPRERHVLLEELAHVERQLMSARSSATSAATMPAKPGVSPRSLRERHLYDVPSTSPANTRGRADADDGRVVYSPRSPAQPHRSPPRSSVSPSGSAAEEAAGRLAAVADPRRCLYHHHDRIPGSSHAASVRGHHDASSQAPHPSRSRECSPPELTSPQRSTRGKYNGRVSNAAGRKDGENTVSGSRTRASGGIAVLGIRPPAETTATVSLPFSSPPRRARSTSGNHYCEVDSASRADDEGGAQDIRLSSPDGTNRCAAAPVVQSRPPLDQDGRRSMWAVIDTAIWEAYRRPPPMEGESQESTTHSSGEARAEDDNGRHRRHGAAAAGTRNPHRDSDLQLWDYFAGQLSTTPQLHAGGGGDSGRRTPPSTSPSPDSHPLACEARGSVPPRRQTDATSQTRVEAVAAGGFDGQLSDLSSDDTAALQRRVLHEQQLRREAKEAMLASQAQIAALEMTTNDMAEKLLTHRLAVTFRAHLEGMEMLVGRWTRLAQNFCLQKSLLFAEEASAVVRHLLRVRFGVAPLWSPRTQPQQPQSGRHQTSAYIEAPTSHDERGEELWVNREEEEASDSRRDSSFSSKSDEGHRNGAAVVAHHPLRSTGEEKEAHHRHGRHTDHPLTRSSPERQPLQKLPPSITPASPSFSFPTNLQLRPLSLCL, from the coding sequence ATGTGCGAGGCGTGGTGCAAGGATGGACCCGGCTCTACCTGGCCTGAGGCGCCTGCGCTATTCTTTGCACGAGTCGCAGATAAGCCGCCGGCGAGCCTGCTCACGCTATGCAGCACCTGCGTCATCGCCGTTGGTGGGGACATACACGCCACGTCGCAGAGGGTCCTTGAGCGCTGCCACCACACGCCGGTGATCCGCTACCGCACTGCTGCCTACGTCAACGCAGTCCGCGAGTACAAGCAGCTACTGGAGCTGATGGCACGCAAGGTGGTCCGCTCCTGTGAGCGTATGCAGTCGATCCAGTCGTCTGTGGAGCGACAGAGgcaggggcagcagcggttgCACGCCtacggtgcagcagaggagcCGTGGAGGCACCTGAACCCCTCCGTGGACGCTGCTCGCGTGCCTCTCACATTCCTCACGCCATCGCTACAGGAGAAGGTGCTGAGTCAACTGCTAGAGGCACTGGAGGGCTTACTGCAGCgcgacgcgcgcgccgtgcggCTCGCGGCGGCTGAGACGTCTCTGTCACAGGAGAgctcaccgctgccgtttTCCCAAGTGATGGCGCCGCGAGAGCGTCACGTGCTGCTCGAAGAGCTGGCGCACGTGGAACGGCAGCTGATGAGCGCAAGGTCTTCAGCGACGTCAGCGGCGACCATGCCAGCGAAGCCCGGAGTCTCGCCACGGTCACTGCGGGAGAGACACCTGTATGATGTCCCGTCTACGAGCCCGGCAAACACGCGTGGGAGGGCAGATGCTGACGACGGGCGTGTGGTGTACTCGCCTCGTTCTCCCGCGCAGCCACATCGGTCGCCTCCGAGGTCGTCGGTGTCTCCATCTGGCAGTGCTGCAGAGGAGGCCGCGGGTCGCttggctgctgtggctgaCCCCCGCCGGTGCTTGTACCACCATCATGATCGGATACCCGGCAGCTCGCACGCTGCATCAGTGAGGGGTCATCATGATGCATCCAGCCAAGCGCCGCACCCGTCACGGAGCAGGGAGTGCTCGCCACCGGAACTgacgtcgccgcagcgcagcacacgtGGCAAGTACAATGGCAGAGTCTCCAATGCTGCTGGCCGTAAAGATGGTGAAAACACCGTCTCTGGAAGCCGCACCAGAGCAAgtggcggcatcgccgtgCTCGGCATTCGACCGCCTGCAGAAACGACGGCAACAGTGTCacttcccttctcttctccaccGCGACGAGCGCGAAGCACCAGCGGCAATCACTACTGTGAAGTTGACAGCGCTTCTCGAgcagacgacgaaggcgGTGCGCAAGACATAAGGCTGTCCAGCCCGGATGGTACAaaccgctgcgctgccgctcctgtgGTGCAGTCTCGACCTCCACTAGATCAAGACGGCCGCCGCTCGATGTGGGCTGTGATCGACACAGCCATATGGGAGGCATACCGTCGGCCCCCACCCATGGAGGGCGAGTCTCAGGAGTCCACGACTCACAGCAGCGGGGAGGCCCGAGCAGAGGATGACAATGGCAGGCATCGCCGCcatggtgccgctgccgccggcacaAGGAACCCCCACAGAGACTCCGATCTACAGCTTTGGGACTACTTCGCCGGCCAACTCTCCacgacgccgcagctgcacgccggtggcggtggtgataGTGGTCGCAGAACCCCGCCCTCGACGTCTCCGTCACCAGACTCACACCCGCTGGCGTGCGAAGCTCGCGGGTCAGTGCCGCCACGTCGGCAGACCGACGCGACATCACAAACGCGAGTcgaagcggtggcggcgggtgGTTTTGACGGTCAACTGAGCGAcctcagcagcgacgacactGCTGCGCTTCAGCGTCGCGTCCtccacgagcagcagcttcgaCGGGAGGCCAAGGAGGCCATGCTCGCCTCACAGGCCCAGATCGCTGCACTGGAGATGACCACAAACGACATGGCAGAGAAGCTCCTGACTCACCGCCTCGCTGTGACGTTCCGCGCGCACCTGGAAGGGATGGAGATGCTGGTGGGGCGCTGGACGCGGCTCGCGCAGAATTTCTGCCTGCAGAAGAGTCTCCTGTTTGCCGAGGAGGCGTCAGCGGTAGTGCGACATTTGCTCCGCGTGAGGTTCGGTGTGGCACCGCTGTGGTCGCCGCGaacacagccgcagcagccgcagtcaGGCCGGCACCAGACTTCAGCGTACATCGAAGCCCCCACATCGCATGACGAGCGAGGGGAGGAGCTGTGGGTTAAtcgagaagaggaagaagccAGCGACAGCAGGCGGGACAGCAGTTTCTCTAGCAAGTCTGACGAGGGCCACCGCaatggtgctgctgtggtggccCACCACCCGCTGAGGTCGActggggaagagaaggaggcgcaccATCGTCATGGCCGCCATACCGATCATCCTTTAACGCGCTCTTCGCCAGAGCGGCAACCCTTGCAGAAGTTGCCGCCAAGCATCACACCGGCTTCCCCGTCGTTTTCCTTCCCCACAAATCTccagctgcggccgctgtcgTTGTGCTTGTGA
- a CDS encoding protein kinase-like protein (previous protein_id=AAZ09927.1): protein MASRGEHIRLDKGALVKNHYEVVTSIGSGNFSKVYRVIDLDLSIKDQRRNPLAMKVIKKEYSSDAKYEKQMLIVLHEHDKSRSARVSKMYECFVWQECPVFIMPLHGPCLRSRRLGVNRGVVTYEKLLEFSYDLLETMAFVHFECHMVHTDLKPENILIADRNVADNSMGDEWVVCDFGSASLWRKDKLDSDLIATRPYRAPEVLLGNKWHYAADMWSIGCILYEVAVGHRLFESRDDLTHLHMMDRRIGRLPEAFAKHSKYSSKYFNSRGDFLSTPDVIRFSKCRLTPIREMFKDDREFLHLLKGLLTYNPDERITAPEALALPIFDRVRVARKERPRQADAAAEERRQCCHSPGAAVPRDGTSLRLTGRSDHNTLEHIIADAKNGCSSHGRHHHQNHTRDETSGNNMAGSRLEAAPAPWPAAASPAVGFSPQLGSQASAGTPRDAAAMTTTATTSAASPTAEDMNSFAAPSVSAPSATSLGEKRVAEAARVRGRAASMPVVQSCSSHQCGSLLSRTAVVTKGVPHQRSCVNGYHSTSTRSAALVPQLALHRCKASTLAPHHDTARLPSKSGQRGSGRSGGKLSNRSVSPGSKNRRMTPHKGTSSGSPHGCGSSAAGDGGTQLNALSSLKSPHQSLQLGPGAAKKPNRTPPRSSATPCRLLETRSPVITRSSRMPVKASSAAGPSLGYSICISDIISTPPKQAFRAEALRCSTAAGRSPRNRVTALGSRSHNSVTKVGEAGMATTSRLGPSVAAPKALPLPEVVTGMKTPRQQSLSPDAPLGYQSPLQRGATAVGRNMETESLVVRGSPDVDDKLLDAGNATKSRSRKTTGDEGDRGRKQVGSPVATSLAVTGDNNPDKVGGGNDDDDSSLASPNAQLRGSVASPTSENCLSSLYNSDGSPRATDYRSPARCRPPVETSTGDPSMVSSPVMMSRSNARLSISGSEWRGLEAAPGGTLAMATVKREQRIIAAALATPLPPSQHKPWSSQLSEVFYSPRELSPAARSPSSLTGPRSTTAGSVASPPAVHTVESGENPHELFSAVPFSRAHRSRANSCSGSFGCTRDAAPASTADSRSHMVPPSTCTKSAVGRSARGLPTARTSVSATTVSTPTTPTHVCQAFSSASQLAVTTSVDRLKSVPQPDVADVRGTAPPPPPVAASRRAATKPGPTPVAATSVPAPACPSLEESTPVAPRNSMAMPRLPAALTRSREVSLSQEKGRLANPDTIASPPLSGAAATPSTGAAGAAAVLHSSQHLPYQPTHGLVHPSGSNSHVLSESKTEEAGCTTASQPPGLHMPRRSLLLPGHSPTCSVSSPLPAIAAAALATVTPAFPLPDKAYRAGERHETLTHNSGSVRVKSLNVQHPCASPGLSLRPPPSLSSTNVSFDVAAGAKPFGSTTAKLTNAGTSSRPNSNFNNGGSNKPGTVTSPYPAATSGSSESTSFQAVLRSPRNAAVTGAANANSLRSSTDGVSAGPVRSPHSSASATTSPKTSAKYQRTGSPRGIPPALTTTGSPISAIGGEVMSIATVSLPVQPHYQPPSQVQQQPSTAMASTGAGPSKLSISIAPRHMRSGVVPTRSSIHRQPLGTSVASTPHPKASGSSAAPGSLKANAAGISLPKQSYKTSSGTLNAVSSRGSTANAPVNTIGADALTRPTASQPKHRRDARTLRRIIVPRPSTSSLSQASRAASSSPGAEDSGEQTRDISDNSHISKQHDRDVSLCSSTTPIPLP, encoded by the coding sequence ATGGCGTCACGAGGGGAGCATATTCGACTCGATAAGGGGGCACTGGTGAAGAACCACTACGAGGTTGTCACTTCCATCGGCTCCGGCAACTTTTCGAAGGTGTACCGCGTCATTGACCTAGATTTGTCAATAAAAGATCAGCGACGCAATCCGCTGGCGATGAAGGTGATCAAGAAGGAGTACAGCAGCGACGCTAAATACGAGAAGCAGATGCTGATTGTGCTGCACGAGCACGACAagagccgcagcgcgcgtgtgtcaAAGATGTACGAGTGCTTCGTTTGGCAGGAGTGCCCCGTGTTTATTATGCCGTTGCACGGACCATGTCTACGAAgtcgccgcctcggcgtcaACCGCGGCGTCGTGACGTACGAGAAGCTGCTCGAGTTCAGCTACGACTTGCTGGAGACGATGGCATTTGTGCACTTCGAGTGCCATATGGTGCACACCGACCTCAAGCCGGAGAACATCCTCATCGCCGACAGAAACGTCGCCGACAACTCGATGGGCGACGAGTGGGTTGTCTGCGACTTTGGGAGTGCGTCACTCTGGCGTAAGGACAAGCTAGACTCAGACCTCATCGCCACGCGTCCGTACCGCGCACCGGAGGTGTTGCTCGGCAACAAGTGGCACTACGCTGCCGACATGTGGAGTATTGGCTGCATCCTCTACGAGGTTGCCGTCGGTCACCGCCTGTTCGAAAGCCGCGATGACTTGACTCACCTGCACATGATGGACCGCCGCATCGGCCGCTTGCCGGAGGCCTTTGCGAAACATTCTAAGTACTCGAGCAAGTACTTCAACTCGCGCGGCGACTTCCTGTCCACCCCAGACGTTATTCGTTTTTCCAAGTGTCGATTGACGCCAATACGCGAAATGTTCAAGGACGACCGTGAGTTTCTTCACTTGCTCAAGGGGCTCCTCACATACAACCCAGATGAGCGCATTACAGCACCCGAGGCACTGGCTTTGCCCATCTTTGATAGGGTCCGCGTCGCTCGCAAGGAGCGACCGCGACAGGCGgacgcggctgccgaggAACGTCGACAGTGCTGCCACTCACCCGGAGCTGCGGTTCCCAGAGACGGCACGAGCCTGCGGCTCACGGGCCGCAGCGACCACAACACGCTCGAACACATCATAGCCGACGCGAAGAACGGCTGCTCCTCGCACGgacgccaccaccaccaaaaTCACACGAGGGATGAAACGAGTGGCAACAACATGGCGGGTAGCCGCTTAGAGGCCGCCCCCGCTCCATggcccgcagcagcgtcgccagcCGTCGGCTTCTCGCCGCAGCTTGGCAGTCAGGCGTCTGCTGGCACTCCCAGggatgccgccgccatgaCGACTACCGCCACGACGTCAGCTGCCTCGCCAACAGCCGAGGATATGAACAGCTTCGCTGCGCCTAGTGTCTCCGCACCGTCCGCGACGTCGCTGGGCGAAAAGCGGGTTGCCGAGGCTGCCAGAGTTCGCGGGCGGGCGGCCAGCATGCCCGTCGTGCAAAGTTGCAGCAGCCATCAATGCGGGAGTCTGTTGTCGAgaacggcggtggtgaccaAGGGGGTGCCGCACCAACGCTCCTGCGTCAACGGCTACCACTCCACCTCCACACGGagcgcggcgctcgtgcCGCAGCTTGCTCTCCACCGCTGCAAGGCGTCGACCCTAGCTCCCCACCATGACACAGCACGGCTGCCGTCGAAGAgcgggcagcgcggcagcgggcgATCAGGTGGGAAGCTCTCGAATCGCTCCGTGTCTCCGGGGAGCAAAAACCGCAGGATGACACCACACAAGGGTACTAGCTCCGGTTCACCGCACGGCTGTGGCAGCAGTGCAGCGGGGGATGGCGGTACCCAACTGAATGCGTTGAGCTCGCTGAAGAGCCCTCATCAGAGTCTTCAGCTCGGCCCCGGTGCTGCCAAGAAACCAAatcgcacgccgccacgctcGTCAGCCACGCCGTGCCGCCTGCTGGAAACTCGCTCTCCGGTCATCACGCGATCATCGAGGATGCCGGTGAAGGCGTCATCGGCGGCTGGGCCGTCTCTGGGTTACAGCATCTGCATCTCAGACATCATCTCCACGCCACCGAAGCAGGCGTTTCGTGCCGAAGCACTGCGGTGCAGTACCGCGGCTGGCCGTTCTCCTCGCAACCGTGTCACGGCGCTTGGCTCCAGGTCGCACAACAGTGTCACCAAGGTGGGCGAGGCAGGCATGGCGACCACCTCGCGGCTCGGGCCGTctgtggcggcgccgaaAGCACTTCCTCTGCCGGAGGTGGTGACAGGGATGAAGACTCCGCGCCAGCAGTCGCTGTCTCCCGACGCGCCTCTAGGTTATCAGTCCcccctccagcgcggcgccacggcggtgGGCAGGAACATGGAAACAGAGTCGCTTGTTGTGCGAGGCAGCCCGGATGTGGATGACAAGCTCCTCGATGCTGGCAACGCAACCAAAAGCCGCAGCAGAAAGACTACtggcgacgagggcgaccGCGGCCGCAAGCAGGTGGGATCGCCGGTGGCGACTTCGCTGGCCGTTACGGGGGATAACAATCCCGACAaggtcggcggcggcaacgacgacgacgactctTCTCTTGCATCGCCGAACGCGCAGCTCAGGGGCTCCGTTGCGTCGCCGACAAGTGAGAACTGCCTCAGTAGCTTGTACAACTCAGATGGCAGTCCCCGTGCCACCGACTACCGCAGCcccgcgcgctgccgcccgcctGTGGAGACATCGACGGGTGACCCATCTATGGTATCGTCGCCTGTCATGATGAGCAGGTCAAACGCGCGGTTGAGCATTTCAGGCAGCGAATGGCGAGGCTTGGAGGCGGCACCGGGGGGGACCCTCGCTATGGCGACggtgaagagagagcagcgcatcatcgccgctgctctcgcgacaccgctgccgccgtcccAGCACAAACCCTGGTCATCGCAGCTGAGCGAAGTGTTCTACAGTCCGCGCGAGCTTTCGCCCGCTGCGCGATCGCCGTCCTCTCTCACGGGCCCAAGATCCACCACGGCGGGCTCTGTCGCGTCCCCGCCTGCCGTGCACACTGTCGAATCAGGCGAGAATCCCCATGAGTTGTTCAGCGCCGTCCccttctcgcgcgcgcatcgGAGCAGAGCgaacagctgcagcggctccttCGGTTGCacgcgcgacgctgcgccggcaTCCACAGCGGATTCACGGTCTCACATGGTGCCTCCATCAACATGCACCAAGTCTGCTGTCGGCAGGTCAGCGCGTGGGTTACCGACGGCACGAACCTCAGTGTCAGCGACAACAGTGTCCACGCCGACCACGCCAACGCACGTGTGTCAGGCGTTCTCTTCAGCAAGCCAGCTCGCCGTGACGACGTCGGTGGACCGGCTCAAGTCGGTGCCGCAGCCCGACGTTGCTGACGTGCGGGgcaccgcaccaccaccgccacccgtGGCAGCatcgcggcgcgccgcgacCAAGCCGGGGCCGACACCTGTCGCGGCGACGTCCGTGCCGGCACCTGCGTGCCCATCACTTGAAGAATCGACCCCTGTGGCCCCCAGGAACTCCATGGCAATGCCACGCCTGCCTGCCGCTCTCACCCGTTCTCGCGAGGTGTCACTTTCGCAGGAGAAAGGGCGCCTTGCAAACCCCGATACTATCGCGAGTCCGCCACTGTcgggggcggcggcaaccCCATCGACGggggccgccggcgccgcagcggtgctccATTCGTCGCAGCATCTCCCCTACCAGCCGACCCACGGCCTTGTGCACCCCTccggcagcaacagccacGTTCTGTCGGAGTCAAAGACAGAGGAGGCGGGCTGCACAACTGCATCGCAGCCACCGGGCTTGCACATGCCACGGaggtcgctgctgctgccgggcCACTCACCTACTTGTAGTGTGTCATCTCCGCTTCCGGCcattgccgccgctgcactaGCAACCGTGACGCCTGCTTTCCCGCTGCCTGATAAAGCTTATAGGGCAGGCGAACGGCACGAGACTTTGACccacaacagcggcagcgtcaggGTGAAGTCGCTGAACGTGCAGCACCCCTGCGCATCACCTGGTCTGTCGCTGCGACCCCCGCCCTCGTTGTCGAGCACCAACGTCTCTTTCGATGTGGCTGCGGGAGCGAAGCCTTTTGGTTCAACCACCGCTAAACTCACCAAtgccggcaccagcagccgtCCGAACAGCAACTTCAACAATGGCGGGTCCAACAAGCCCGGCACCGTTACGTCGCCTTACCCGGCTGCCACCTCGGGCTCGTCTGAGAGCACCTCTTTTCAGGCTGTGTTGCGGTCGCCGCGCAACGCGGCTGTAACAGGGGCAGCGAACGCCAACTCGCTGCGCTCATCGACGGATGGTGTGAGCGCAGGGCCTGTGCGCAGCCCGCATAGCAGCGCCTCTGCGACTACGTCGCCAAAGACATCAGCGAAATACCAGCGCACCGGCTCTCCCCGCGGCATCCCGCCAGCTCTGACGACCACCGGCTCACCCATCAGCGCGATCGGTGGGGAAGTAATGTCGATTGCGAcggtgtcgctgccggtgcAACCGCACTACCAGCCACCGtcgcaggtgcagcagcagccatcgACAGCGATGGCGAGTACTGGTGCGGGCCCGAGCAAGCTGTCCATCTCTATAGCACCGCGCCACATGCGGTCGGGAGTAGTGCCAACGCGCAGCTCAATACATCGGCAGCCATTAGGCACGTCTGTAGCGTCCACTCCCCATCCGAAGGCTTCAGGCTCAAGTGCGGCACCAGGGAGCCTCAAGGCGAACGCGGCTGGCATCTCATTGCCGAAGCAGTCCTATAAGACGAGCTCTGGTACCTTGAACGCAGTTAgctcgcgcggcagcacggcCAACGCGCCTGTAAATACGATTGGTGCGGATGCCTTGACTCGGCCTACAGCTTCGCAGCCcaagcaccgccgcgacgcccGCACTCTGAGGCGCATTATTGTTCCTCGACCCTCGAcgtcctccctctcccaaGCCAGCcgtgcggcgtcgtcgtcgccgggTGCCGAGGACAGCGGCGAGCAGACTCGCGACATCTCCGATAACTCCCATATTTCAAAGCAGCACGACAGGGACGTGTCGTTGTGCTCTTCTACGACCCCGATACCGCTGCCCTAG
- a CDS encoding putative glycosomal phosphoenolpyruvate carboxykinase (previous protein_id=AAZ09928.1) — translation MAPIIHRNLTAPELVQWALKLEKDTKLSARGALCVLSYAKTGRSPRDKRVVDTDDVHENVDWGSVNVKLSEESFAKVKKRAMDFLNSRDHLFIVDCFAGHDERYRLKVRVITARPYHALFMYNMLIRPTRQELESFGEPEYTIYNAGEHSADPSVPGVTSTTSVSLNFKTGEEVILGTEYAGEMKKGILTVMFELMPRQGHLCMHASANVGKKGDVTVFFGLSGTGKTTLSADPNRMLIGDDEHVWTDRGVFNIEGGCYAKAIGLNPKTEEEIYNAVRFGAVAENCTLDKVTHEIDFNDESICKNTRVAYPLEHIPGALTHAVAGHPNNVIFLTNDAFGVMPPVARLTPEQAMFWFIMGYTANVPGVEAGSTPVAKPIFSSCFGGPFLVRHATFYGEQLAKKMTEHNARVWLLNTGYAGGRADRGAKRMPLKVTRAVIDAIHDGSLDKEQYCVYPGWGLQIPRGCARVPAQLLDPRKAWKDVKAFNETTKELVAMFQASFQKRFAAKASEALKSAVPKYVETAHL, via the coding sequence ATGGCCCCGATCATCCACCGCAACCTCACCGCCCCCGAGCTGGTGCAGTGGGCGCTGAAGCTCGAGAAGGATACGAAGCtgagcgcgcgcggcgcgctgtgcgtgctGTCATACGCGAAGACTGGCCGCTCGCCGAGAGACAAGCGCGTGGTGGACACGGACGACGTGCATGAGAACGTGGACTGGGGCAGTGTAAACGTGAAGCTGAGCGAGGAGTCGTTTGCAAAGGTGAAGAAGCGCGCGATGGACTTCCTGAACTCACGCGACCACCTGTTCATTGTGGACTGCTTCGCCGGGCACGACGAGCGCTATCGCCTGAAGGTGCGCGTGATCACAGCGCGGCCGTATCACGCACTGTTCATGTACAACATGTTGATCCGCCCGACACGgcaggagctggagagcTTTGGCGAACCGGAGTACACGATCTACAACGCCGGCGAGCACTCGGCAGACCCGTCGGTACCCGGGGTCACGTCGACGACGTCTGTGTCGCTAAACTTCAAGACGGGCGAGGAGGTGATCCTGGGCACGGAGTACGCTGGCGAGATGAAGAAAGGCATACTGACGGTGATGTTCGAGCTGATGCCGCGCCAGGGCCACCTGTGCATGCACGCATCCGCGAACGTCGGCAAGAAGGGCGACGTGACTGTGTTCTTCGGGCTGAGCGGGACGGGCAAGACCACGCTGTCCGCGGACCCGAACCGGATGCTgatcggcgacgacgagcacGTGTGGACGGACCGCGGCGTGTTCAACATCGAGGGCGGCTGCTACGCGAAGGCGATCGGGCTGAACCcgaagacggaggaggagatctACAACGCTGTGCGGTTcggcgccgtggcggagAACTGCACCCTGGACAAGGTGACGCACGAGATCGACTTTAACGACGAGTCCATCTGCAAGAACACGCGCGTTGCGTACCCGCTGGAGCACATCCCCGGCGCGCTGACGCACGCGGTTGCCGGGCACCCGAACAACGTGATCTTCCTGACGAACGACGCGTTCGGCGTGATGCCGCCGGTTGCGCGGCTGACGCCGGAGCAGGCGATGTTTTGGTTCATCATGGGGTACACCGCGAACGTGCCCGGCGTGGAGGCGGGCAGCACGCCGGTGGCGAAGCCGATCTTCTCGTCATGCTTTGGCGGCCCGTTCCTTGTGCGCCACGCGACATTCTATGGCGAGCAGCTGGCGAAGAAGATGACGGAGCACAACGCCCGCGTATGGCTGCTGAACACCGGCTACGCTGGCGGGCGCGCGGACCGCGGGGCGAAGCGGATGCCGCTGAAAGTGACGCGTGCCGTGATCGACGCGATTCACGACGGCAGCCTGGACAAGGAGCAGTACTGCGTGTACCCGGGCTGGGGCCTGCAGATCCCGAGggggtgcgcgcgcgtgccggcgcagctgctggaccCGCGCAAGGCGTGGAAAGATGTGAAGGCGTTCAACGAGACGACAAAGGAGCTGGTGGCGATGTTCCAGGCAAGCTTCCAGAAGCGCTTtgcggcgaaggcgagcgaggcgctgaagtCTGCTGTGCCGAAGTACGTGGAGACGGCTCATCTGTAG
- a CDS encoding putative glycosomal phosphoenolpyruvate carboxykinase (previous protein_id=AAZ09929.1), protein MAPIIHRNLTAPELVQWALKLEKDTKLSARGALCVLSYAKTGRSPRDKRVVDTDDVHENVDWGSVNVKLSEESFAKVKKRAMDFLNSRDHLFIVDCFAGHDERYRLKVRVITTRPYHALFMYNMLIRPTRQELESFGEPEYTIYNAGEHSADPSVPGVTSTTSVSLNFKTGEEVILGTEYAGEMKKGILTVMFELMPRQGHLCMHASANVGKKGDVTVFFGLSGTGKTTLSADPNRMLIGDDEHVWTDRGVFNIEGGCYAKAIGLNPKTEEEIYNAVRFGAVAENCTLDKVTHEIDFNDESICKNTRVAYPLEHIPGALTHAVAGHPNNVIFLTNDAFGVMPPVARLTPEQAMFWFIMGYTANVPGVEAGSTPVAKPIFSSCFGGPFLVRHATFYGEQLAKKMTEHNARVWLLNTGYAGGRADRGAKRMPLKVTRAVIDAIHDGSLDKEQYCVYPGWGLQIPRGCARVPAQLLDPRKAWKDVKAFNETTKELVAMFQASFQKRFAAKASEALKSAVPKYVETAHL, encoded by the coding sequence ATGGCCCCGATCATCCACCGCAACCTCACCGCCCCCGAGCTGGTGCAGTGGGCGCTGAAGCTCGAGAAGGATACGAAGCtgagcgcgcgcggcgcgctgtgcgtgctGTCATACGCGAAGACTGGCCGCTCGCCGAGAGACAAGCGCGTGGTGGACACGGACGACGTGCATGAGAACGTGGACTGGGGCAGTGTAAACGTGAAGCTGAGCGAGGAGTCGTTTGCAAAGGTGAAGAAGCGCGCGATGGACTTCCTGAACTCACGCGACCACCTGTTCATTGTGGACTGCTTCGCCGGGCACGACGAGCGCTATCGCCTGAAGGTGCGCGTGATCACAACGCGGCCGTATCACGCACTGTTCATGTACAACATGTTGATCCGCCCGACACGgcaggagctggagagcTTTGGCGAACCGGAGTACACGATCTACAACGCCGGCGAGCACTCGGCAGACCCGTCGGTACCCGGGGTCACGTCGACGACGTCTGTGTCGCTAAACTTCAAGACGGGCGAGGAGGTGATCCTGGGCACGGAGTACGCTGGCGAGATGAAGAAAGGCATACTGACGGTGATGTTCGAGCTGATGCCGCGCCAGGGCCACCTGTGCATGCACGCATCCGCGAACGTCGGCAAGAAGGGCGACGTGACTGTGTTCTTCGGGCTGAGCGGGACGGGCAAGACCACGCTGTCCGCGGACCCGAACCGGATGCTgatcggcgacgacgagcacGTGTGGACGGACCGCGGCGTGTTCAACATCGAGGGCGGCTGCTACGCGAAGGCGATCGGGCTGAACCcgaagacggaggaggagatctACAACGCTGTGCGGTTcggcgccgtggcggagAACTGCACCCTGGACAAGGTGACGCACGAGATCGACTTTAACGACGAGTCCATCTGCAAGAACACGCGCGTTGCGTACCCGCTGGAGCACATCCCCGGCGCGCTGACGCACGCGGTTGCCGGGCACCCGAACAACGTGATCTTCCTGACGAACGACGCGTTCGGCGTGATGCCGCCGGTTGCGCGGCTGACGCCGGAGCAGGCGATGTTTTGGTTCATCATGGGGTACACCGCGAACGTGCCCGGCGTGGAGGCGGGCAGCACGCCGGTGGCGAAGCCGATCTTCTCGTCATGCTTTGGCGGCCCGTTCCTTGTGCGCCACGCGACATTCTATGGCGAGCAGCTGGCGAAGAAGATGACGGAGCACAACGCCCGCGTATGGCTGCTGAACACCGGCTACGCTGGCGGGCGCGCGGACCGCGGGGCGAAGCGGATGCCGCTGAAAGTGACGCGTGCCGTGATCGACGCGATTCACGACGGCAGCCTGGACAAGGAGCAGTACTGCGTGTACCCGGGCTGGGGCCTGCAGATCCCGAGggggtgcgcgcgcgtgccggcgcagctgctggaccCGCGCAAGGCGTGGAAAGATGTGAAGGCGTTCAACGAGACGACAAAGGAGCTGGTGGCGATGTTCCAGGCAAGCTTCCAGAAGCGCTTtgcggcgaaggcgagcgaggcgctgaagtCTGCTGTGCCGAAGTACGTGGAGACGGCTCATCTGTAG